Below is a window of Deltaproteobacteria bacterium DNA.
GGGAAGATAAAGACGGTAATAAACGATCGACTACGGAGATTATTGCAAACAATATGCAAATGCTGGATTCAAAGGGGCAGACGCGGAGCCAGGATACAGAAGCCGATGATCATGCTCCAACATATTCAGGGCTGGAACAGACACCCGAGGATGATGTTCCCTTTTAACCTGATCTCGCCCTATTTCTTTTCATCCATCTTTTTAGAATCGGGCGTTACATCGATCTCATCCGGTTCACGGACGGACTTCTTAAAATTTTTAATGCCCTTTCCAATGGCGCCGCCGATTTCCGGAAGCTTACCGGCGCCAAAGATGATCAAAACAATTACGAGAATTATAATTAACTCAGGAATGCCTATGCCAAACATGTTTCCATGACCTCTTCTGATTTTTTGGTAAATAATATTACAGTGTATTGTAAAGTATCAAGATAGCTTTGTCAAATTTATAATCTATGGTAGTTTTAAGTGAACAACCTGTCCCCGTTCCCCCAAGTTCCCCAGGGACTTTCCTTTAAACTCAATGTCAATTCCGCCGGCGTTGCCAACGTCAATAACGAAGCTCGATGCGGATTTCTGGATTTTTTCACCTGGTTTCATTAAAATTTGGTAAGGGGGATTTTGATCTGCTGTAATTCTTAACCAGGTCAACTCCCTTGCCTCCATAGTGATTTGGTATGATTCTGCGATCTCCTTCCGCTCTCTCTTGATATTCTCAGATGCTGTATCCTGCTCATTTTGAATATTCCGTTTGTCCTCAGCTTTATCTGTGGGTTGCACTGGTGGTACGGGGGCTAATTGAGCATCTCTCTCTTGAGGTTTAACAGCCAAATTTGTCTGATCAGCAGCTTCGCTTTTGACATCCGATTTACTATTATCGGCAGGATTCACATTGAATGTCTTCTGGCCGGGTTCACGAATCGTATTTTTCAAAATGTCAACGTCTGGTTTATTTGAAGACAGTGAAAAAGCGACAAGGCCACCAATAGCAAGAATGAATGTACCCCACAAAAATATCTTATAATTAACCCTTGCGGGTTCAGGGATATTTTTGCTTTCAACATCCCGGCACGCAGTATTATGTGCTTCGAGGTATTGTTCATAGAGGGCAAGTGTTGAACTGCCGTCAACACCTAAGGTTTTGGCATAGATTTTAATAAACGATTTCGTAAAAACCGGCGGTGGAAGCTTGTGAAAGTTACCATTTTCAATAGCTTCAAGATTAGTCACGCTAATTCGGGTGCGTTCGAATATATCTTTTAACGTAAGACCTTTGGATTCTCTGACAGATTTGAGATCGAGTTCTTTCATAGTTAAATCTTCATAGGACTTTTCCAAAGTATCCGTATTTTTTATAGTATCGATTAATCAGGATATTTCAATGCGCTGAAAGCTGAAGAATTATATTATATGAGTCTGCAGTTTCGTAAAAACATATAAGTTAGATAATTATCACCAATTCAAGAGTCACGCAATAGAAAGATGCGGCTTTCAAAAAATGGAAAAACTTGGTATACGTTGCTTCATTCCTGCAAGTAAAAACAGGAGTAAGGAGTCAGGAGACAGAACAGGAATGAATGATCTTTTATTTTATTCTATATTCTGTCTCCTGTATACTTCCATATGGCATTTCGATACCCGGACATTGAATTTGAACTATCTTTTTATAGGAATTTATAACTTATGGATACTTTTCGTGAATTTATAATATCTATAGCAAGAGAAGCGGGGATATTTCTCAAGGGAAGGCTCAATGATAAACACGTAATAGATTATAAGGGTGAGATTAATATTGTTACCGAAGGAGACCGGATTTCGGAAGAATTCATTACGTCTTGTATTCACAAGAGATACCCCGATCATGACATCCTTGCAGAGGAATCAACGGGTACAGCAAAAGGTTCGGAATTTCGTTGGCTTATTGATCCTCTCGATGGGACGACGAATTATGCTCACGGTTATCCCGTATTCTGCGTATCCATTGCCTTAGAAAAAGAAAAAGAAGTTTGCCTCGGCGTTATTTACAACCCCATGTTGGAAGAAATGTTCGTGGCAGAAAAAGGGGAAGGGGCTTTTTTGAATGGTCAAAGAATTTCCGTATCGAGTACTACTGATCTTTCCAAAAGTCTTCTGGCGACTGGTTTTCCCTATGATATCAGGAATGATGAGAATAACAACATCAATTACTTTAACGGAATGGCCAAGAGGGCCCAGGCTATTCGCCGAGCCGGCTCTGCAGCTCTTGATATGGCCTATATCGCGATGGGCCGTTTTGATGGTTTCTGGGAACTGAAGCTCATGCCCTGGGATACGGCTGCCGGGTGGCTTCTGATTTGTGAAGCCGGAGGAATGGTTACAGACCTTTCCGGAAGTCCTTATTTTCTTGAATCGCCCCATGTTCTGGCTACGAATGGAAAGATACATCAGGACATGATTACTATTTTAACAAAGATTGACCAGGGGAAACTCCCCTATAGAGAACCTTGATATTCTCCTTACCGCAAACTCCATAATCCCCTATCACGAAAATGGCCCCGCTAGAGGGATCGGATCATATGGTAGCGCAAACCTTCAGGGCTGCCTTCATCCACCAAATCTCCCCATGTTCTCTCTATAAACGGGAAGAGGAACCGGGGAATGATTGATTTGTAAATAATTGATTCTCTCGGTTCTCATGGTCATATAAAAAAACCTGCCAACTCACGCCTATAGCTATTCCACATCGAATAATCGTTGAAGTAAAACCGCATTAAAGATTACTTCCATAACCGCCACTTAATTTTCCCGAAAGGTGAGATTAAATGACGGTTGTTGTTTTTTAAGGAGGGCCCCGGTCGAGGTCAAATAGAGAAACGCCAAGAGTGCTTTCTTGACATACTGTAGTGTTTTGTTTATATTTACAAAATAGTATGGTGAACCGATTTTTATTAATAATTAATGATTGGGGGATATAATGAGCAATACGACATTTTATGTCGATGAAATGCAGCTTAAGCGTCTCCATCTGTTAAGCGGTGTGAATCTTGAATCTATCAAAGGGTTGCTGGATCTCTGTACAATTCGAACGTTGCAGCCAGAGGAGATGCTTATTGCCCGCGACCAGTCAAATCGGACCGTTTATTTCCTTCTCAACGGCCGATTACGTATACACCTGGATTCCATTGATATTGCGCCGCATATTATTCTCGGTCCCGGTGAAAGTGTCGGGGAAATGTCTGTCGTTGACAACAAGCCAGCTTCAGCTTTTGTCGTGGCGGATGATTTATGTACACTACTGGCCATGGATGAAGAAATACTCTGGTCTCTGGTTCAGTCATCACATGTGGCTGCCTGTAATTTATTATTCACTATCATTAAACGATTACGCCATACCGACTCCGTCATTTCTGCATATGCCGAAATGGGACTTCCGTATCAACAGTACGGCAGTGTTGACGCTCTGACGGGTTTGCATAACCGCTACTGGCTGGATAATATGCTGAAACGTCAATGTTTACGTTCTTCGACGAGTAAAAACCCCCTTTCCCTTATCATAATCAATATAGACAGTTTTGAAGAGTTCAACAATCAGCACGGACGCCTGTATGGAGATCGAGTTATCTATTCGGCCGCTCACACAATCAGCGATCTTCTTCGTCCTACGGATATTATCGCCCGTTACAGAGGAGACGAATTTATTGTTGTTCTTCCGGATATTGATATCGTAACGGCAAGACATATCGCGGAACGCTTGCACAGGGGTGTTATAGAAAAAGTTCCCGTCACGCCTGATGGGCAAAGTATTCCGTATCCGACAATATATATGGGTATTGCGGAGATCCAAGCCAAACAAACGTCGGAAATGCTTATTGACGCGGCAGATAGGGCATTGTTCCGGGCAAAAAACAGTGACGGGAACTGTATTTCTGAGTAATTCACCTATTTTCTATTAAGATGCTTCTTATTTATCCACCGATTGTCAAGCCCTGTGAAGCGCCTGCCGGATTGGCGAAACTCGCAGGTGTCATGAATCACCATACTATCCCGTGCACGGTCATTGATGCCAATAGGGAAGGTATATCGAGTTTCCTCGTAAAAGAGACAATGGGTATGAATTACCCACAAAGGGAGGAAAAAGAGGGTTACAAAGGGACAACTACTGAAAGGCTAATAAATACGTGGACCAGTCGCTCGTTTCGTTCTTTGGAAAACAACATCGCTGCTTTAACCTCCTGGGAAGCTTATAAGAATATTGATCGCTATAAGCGGGCGGTAATTGATGTCAACCGGGTTCTTGAGGTATCGGCTTGTCATAGGAGTGTGCGCATAAGTCTGGTTAACTACCAGGATCAAAAGCTCTCTCCGGTAAAAAGTATTGATCTGATCAGGGCCGCTGAGATGCCGGAGCACAATCCATTCTATCCGTATTTCAAAAGACGGCTTATGACTGCGTTGGAGCAGGAACAGCCTGCCGTTGTCGGCTTTTCATTGAACTATCTTAGCCAGGCACTGTGCACCTTTGCCATGATCGGCTTTTTAAAGAGGGAATGTTTCGGCATCAGGGTAGTATTAGGTGGCGGACTGATAACATCGTGG
It encodes the following:
- a CDS encoding twin-arginine translocase TatA/TatE family subunit, with product MFGIGIPELIIILVIVLIIFGAGKLPEIGGAIGKGIKNFKKSVREPDEIDVTPDSKKMDEKK
- a CDS encoding DUF4115 domain-containing protein, producing MKELDLKSVRESKGLTLKDIFERTRISVTNLEAIENGNFHKLPPPVFTKSFIKIYAKTLGVDGSSTLALYEQYLEAHNTACRDVESKNIPEPARVNYKIFLWGTFILAIGGLVAFSLSSNKPDVDILKNTIREPGQKTFNVNPADNSKSDVKSEAADQTNLAVKPQERDAQLAPVPPVQPTDKAEDKRNIQNEQDTASENIKRERKEIAESYQITMEARELTWLRITADQNPPYQILMKPGEKIQKSASSFVIDVGNAGGIDIEFKGKSLGNLGERGQVVHLKLP
- a CDS encoding inositol monophosphatase family protein, whose translation is MDTFREFIISIAREAGIFLKGRLNDKHVIDYKGEINIVTEGDRISEEFITSCIHKRYPDHDILAEESTGTAKGSEFRWLIDPLDGTTNYAHGYPVFCVSIALEKEKEVCLGVIYNPMLEEMFVAEKGEGAFLNGQRISVSSTTDLSKSLLATGFPYDIRNDENNNINYFNGMAKRAQAIRRAGSAALDMAYIAMGRFDGFWELKLMPWDTAAGWLLICEAGGMVTDLSGSPYFLESPHVLATNGKIHQDMITILTKIDQGKLPYREP
- a CDS encoding GGDEF domain-containing protein, whose amino-acid sequence is MSNTTFYVDEMQLKRLHLLSGVNLESIKGLLDLCTIRTLQPEEMLIARDQSNRTVYFLLNGRLRIHLDSIDIAPHIILGPGESVGEMSVVDNKPASAFVVADDLCTLLAMDEEILWSLVQSSHVAACNLLFTIIKRLRHTDSVISAYAEMGLPYQQYGSVDALTGLHNRYWLDNMLKRQCLRSSTSKNPLSLIIINIDSFEEFNNQHGRLYGDRVIYSAAHTISDLLRPTDIIARYRGDEFIVVLPDIDIVTARHIAERLHRGVIEKVPVTPDGQSIPYPTIYMGIAEIQAKQTSEMLIDAADRALFRAKNSDGNCISE